In the Telopea speciosissima isolate NSW1024214 ecotype Mountain lineage chromosome 2, Tspe_v1, whole genome shotgun sequence genome, one interval contains:
- the LOC122652959 gene encoding serine/threonine-protein kinase pakG, with product MMRYQRLSPECLPLSNGRKSNLRTCKEDDVGENGRTSSCSNLEGKALRFRSGTSPSNNSPDKNFSHFVIADGPPQSENHSIQKNQSHESSPSPSPNRGVDVLLQWGHNKRSRRSRSESRSVTDESSVQGRQVIKIHRRLVPGLEKQSSTTTTMPPPLPPCTTASSYIRGGNLRPCTPLRESTSSHLSRNSEDRLVIANGSPSRSNGGGSSISRGIHAPVCRSSPSPERSDKIVSSSGPGAKGDNKPKGSGSTTAAAAADPVNHRVESATAAPSEQEAAGTTAAAAGAGGVGEKVNLDPFEWSRIYVSLSRKEKEDDFLAMKGTKLPQRPKKRAKNIDKTLQYCFPGMWLSDLTRGRYEVREKKCVKKQKKRGLKGMESMDSDSE from the exons ATGATGAG ATACCAGAGACTCAGCCCGGAGTGTCTTCCTCTTAGCAATGGAAGGAAATCCAACCTAAGAACATGCAAGGAAGATGATGTTGGAGAAAACGGCAGAACATCAAGTTGCAGCAATTTGGAAGGGAAGGCTCTAAGATTCAGATCTGGAACGAGTCCTTCCAACAATAGCCCTGACAAGAACTTTTCCCATTTTGTCATAGCCGATGGTCCACCACAATCGGAAAACCATTCCATCCAGAAGAACCAGAGCCACGAAAgcagtcccagtcccagtcccaaCCGTGGAGTCGACGTTCTGTTGCAATGGGGTCACAATAAGAGGTCTCGTCGATCTCGATCGGAGAGCCGATCGGTGACGGATGAATCGTCGGTGCAGGGCAGGCAAGTGATCAAGATCCACAGGAGACTCGTGCCTGGGTTGGAGAAACAATCGTCTACGACGACGACAATGCCACCGCCGCTCCCTCCGTGCACCACTGCCTCCTCTTACATTAGGGGAGGGAACCTGCGACCTTGCACGCCCCTCCGCGAAAGCACAAGTTCTCATCTCAGCAG aAATTCAGAAGATCGGTTGGTCATTGCAAATGGGTCGCCGTCGAGGAGCAACGGTGGAGGCAGTAGTATAAGCCGCGGCATACATGCCCCTGTATGCCGATCCTCTCCTTCGCCGGAAAGAAGTGACAAAATAGTTTCCTCCTCAGGCCCTGGTGCCAAGGGAGATAATAAGCCCAAGGGGTCAGGGTCAACAACCGCCGCAGCAGCAGCTGACCCTGTCAATCATCGTGTGGAATCTGCTACGGCAGCGCCATCAGAGCAAGAAGCAGCAGGAACAACAGCTGCGGCTGCCGGGGCTGGTGGTGTAGGGGAGAAGGTGAACTTGGATCCATTCGAGTGGTCCAGGATTTATGTCTCCCTTTccaggaaggagaaagaggatgATTTCCTCGCCATGAAGGGCACTAAACTCCCCCAGAGACCCAAGAAAAGGGCCAAAAACATTGACAAGACTCTGCag TACTGTTTCCCGGGGATGTGGCTCTCTGACCTGACGAGGGGACGGTACGAAGTCAGGGAGAAGAAATGCGTGAAGAAG CAAAAGAAAAGGGGATTGAAAGGAATGGAAAGCATGGATAGCGACTCCGAGTAG
- the LOC122651720 gene encoding protein NEOXANTHIN-DEFICIENT 1 isoform X1, with translation MGVGEAKPSSGYAKPPWLFKGSALYQLHLVKAETARAFIPKEFRLVEAFGYTLGGFFLAHYDDSPAGIFDELVVIAGIVWNPPTSCAWAARVLVNSHEACFHGRKCIGLPSQVAGFSKRTTILERSRNKENSFLNKIGFGTAFCNPKDRIDVQVAEIKDSSTTDFCCISLPTAVLDSRSDSMWMGPIVKMSLPSFSGHTQYNPRLLKYSCQIKCRVRAVTPAKVSGPTTPVDKHGEGLIAHQSSYSVDSEFEGLTENDARNRSISVLLSKPVLALEFNFLKMQVEPPIVVAHCSKNLVEGS, from the exons ATGGGAGTTGGAGAAGCAAAACCTTCTTCAGGTTATGCCAAACCTCCATGGTTATTCAAAGGAAG TGCACTGTACCAGCTCCATCTCGTGAAAGCAGAAACCGCTCGAGCTTTTATACCAAAAGAGTTCAGATTAGTTGAAGCTTTTGG ATACACTCTTGGTGGTTTTTTTCTTGCTCACTATGATGATAGTCCAGCTGGGATCTTTGATGAG CTTGTGGTCATTGCAGGGATTGTATGGAACCCCCCAACTTCTTGCGC ATGGGCTGCTAGGGTACTTGTAAACAGCCACGAAGCTTGCTTTCATGGGCGAAAG TGTATAGGGCTTCCGAGTCAAGTTGCTGGGTTTTCAAAG AGAACAACAATCTTAGAGAGGTCAAGAAATAAGGAGAATAGTTTCTTAAATAAGATTGGTTTTGGAACTGCTTTTTGCAACCCAAAGGATCGTATTGATGTTCAAGTAGCAGAAATCAAGGATTCTTCCACAACTGATTTTTGTTGCATCAGCCTTCCAACTGCTG TGCTGGATTCCAGATCTGATAGCATGTGGATGGGTCCCATTGTCAAAATGTCTCTGCCAAGCTTTAG TGGCCACACACAGTATAATCCTCGCCTTCTCAAGTATTCATGTCAAATTAAAtgcag GGTTCGAGCTGTGACTCCAGCAAAAGTATCAGGACCAACAACTCCAGTGGACAAACATGGAGAAGGATTGATCGCCCACCAAAGTTCTTACTCCGTGGATTCTGAATTTGAAGGACTGACAGAAAATGATGCACGGAACCGGAGTATTTCTGTGTTATTGTCAAAGCCTGTATTGGCGTTAGAGTTCAACTTTCTGAAAATGCAGGTGGAACCCCCCATTGTAGTTGCTCATTGCTCCAAGAACTTAGTAGAAGGCTCTTAA
- the LOC122651720 gene encoding protein NEOXANTHIN-DEFICIENT 1 isoform X2: MGVGEAKPSSGYAKPPWLFKGSALYQLHLVKAETARAFIPKEFRLVEAFGYTLGGFFLAHYDDSPAGIFDELVVIAGIVWNPPTSCAWAARVLVNSHEACFHGRKCIGLPSQVAGFSKRTTILERSRNKENSFLNKIGFGTAFCNPKDRIDVQVAEIKDSSTTDFCCISLPTAVLDSRSDSMWMGPIVKMSLPSFSGHTQVRAVTPAKVSGPTTPVDKHGEGLIAHQSSYSVDSEFEGLTENDARNRSISVLLSKPVLALEFNFLKMQVEPPIVVAHCSKNLVEGS, translated from the exons ATGGGAGTTGGAGAAGCAAAACCTTCTTCAGGTTATGCCAAACCTCCATGGTTATTCAAAGGAAG TGCACTGTACCAGCTCCATCTCGTGAAAGCAGAAACCGCTCGAGCTTTTATACCAAAAGAGTTCAGATTAGTTGAAGCTTTTGG ATACACTCTTGGTGGTTTTTTTCTTGCTCACTATGATGATAGTCCAGCTGGGATCTTTGATGAG CTTGTGGTCATTGCAGGGATTGTATGGAACCCCCCAACTTCTTGCGC ATGGGCTGCTAGGGTACTTGTAAACAGCCACGAAGCTTGCTTTCATGGGCGAAAG TGTATAGGGCTTCCGAGTCAAGTTGCTGGGTTTTCAAAG AGAACAACAATCTTAGAGAGGTCAAGAAATAAGGAGAATAGTTTCTTAAATAAGATTGGTTTTGGAACTGCTTTTTGCAACCCAAAGGATCGTATTGATGTTCAAGTAGCAGAAATCAAGGATTCTTCCACAACTGATTTTTGTTGCATCAGCCTTCCAACTGCTG TGCTGGATTCCAGATCTGATAGCATGTGGATGGGTCCCATTGTCAAAATGTCTCTGCCAAGCTTTAG TGGCCACACACA GGTTCGAGCTGTGACTCCAGCAAAAGTATCAGGACCAACAACTCCAGTGGACAAACATGGAGAAGGATTGATCGCCCACCAAAGTTCTTACTCCGTGGATTCTGAATTTGAAGGACTGACAGAAAATGATGCACGGAACCGGAGTATTTCTGTGTTATTGTCAAAGCCTGTATTGGCGTTAGAGTTCAACTTTCTGAAAATGCAGGTGGAACCCCCCATTGTAGTTGCTCATTGCTCCAAGAACTTAGTAGAAGGCTCTTAA